Proteins encoded in a region of the Candidatus Obscuribacter sp. genome:
- a CDS encoding D-alanine--D-alanine ligase, with product MKPSKTITKETRVGVLYGGMSNEREVSLRSGKNCFNALKRLGYDQAVLIDVSENIAQDLKQLQIEVAFLCLHGRYGEDGTVQGLLELLKIPYTGTGVLGSALSMNKPLTKRVLSAQNLPYPKSYVINEYESQNIDQFIASLPAPPVMVKPLNEGSSVGVSKIDDQAKLADCVKETLKEFGGAIVESYISGQEITVGVLEVHKPALALAGNGHNSKNASGTVEMISLPILELIPKSKAGFYDYEAKYTKGMTEFVLPAKLDEARTREAQDLAQKTFRALDCSGYARVDMIAGHDGKMYILEVNTLPGMTDTSDLPAMAEVAGISYDALVERILMSAGLDK from the coding sequence GTGAAGCCCTCTAAAACCATAACCAAAGAAACCCGCGTAGGTGTGCTCTATGGTGGTATGTCCAACGAGAGAGAAGTCTCTTTACGCTCAGGCAAAAACTGCTTTAATGCACTCAAACGACTCGGTTATGACCAGGCAGTTTTGATTGATGTATCCGAAAACATCGCCCAGGATCTAAAGCAACTGCAAATCGAAGTAGCGTTTCTCTGCCTCCACGGCCGTTATGGCGAGGACGGCACAGTCCAAGGTCTTTTGGAATTGCTCAAAATACCTTATACCGGTACAGGCGTATTGGGCTCGGCTCTATCTATGAATAAGCCATTGACCAAGCGTGTGCTCTCGGCACAAAATCTGCCTTATCCAAAGAGCTACGTAATCAATGAATACGAAAGCCAAAATATCGATCAGTTTATCGCCAGTCTGCCAGCGCCTCCTGTCATGGTCAAACCACTCAACGAAGGCTCATCAGTTGGTGTTAGCAAAATCGATGACCAAGCCAAACTAGCTGACTGTGTCAAAGAGACACTAAAAGAATTTGGTGGCGCCATAGTCGAGAGCTATATATCCGGGCAAGAAATCACAGTGGGTGTACTGGAAGTACACAAACCCGCTCTGGCACTGGCTGGCAATGGTCACAACAGCAAAAATGCCTCTGGCACTGTGGAGATGATCTCTCTGCCAATACTTGAGCTTATCCCCAAATCAAAAGCTGGCTTTTATGATTACGAGGCTAAGTACACAAAAGGCATGACCGAATTTGTATTGCCAGCTAAGCTCGACGAAGCGCGCACCAGAGAAGCACAGGACCTGGCGCAAAAGACTTTTAGAGCGCTGGATTGCAGTGGCTATGCTCGTGTGGATATGATCGCTGGTCATGACGGCAAGATGTACATCCTCGAAGTCAACACACTACCAGGCATGACTGATACATCAGACTTGCCAGCCATGGCAGAAGTAGCAGGCATCTCTTATGACGCTCTCGTGGAGCGCATCTTGATGTCAGCCGGACTGGACAAATAA
- a CDS encoding retroviral-like aspartic protease family protein, which yields MSLKIKRFWVSWALLTILSAPSAVAQSDPNVQRGIQCIQLQRYRDSVYYLSPYCQRNPQDNQASYYLALAQERLGSNTIASDLYKKIILANPNGPFAMASINSLKRLDPQWLATNLTAYQVKDGKKTTVPLVPGLSAKPQPRPTASSTTGNTGNNPASSSSDKLPREARVRFEQGTRGVKVNVLINNRPIEMIFDTGAPGICISKDQLSALGIRPPEGPYKGLTGGSANSSSIKYWSMLANVTVGAIERKNIELIVLETNPDMPLLGQTFFKDFDYTVDQSAGVLDFTLKKGGGEVNRAAYQVPFDFKDGGNRILVRLEVNDQPITTIFDTGNTASALSFSGKAQLKELGITVPDDARTAKHSGISGTGNCKLFNVRKIKLGPIEKFDMEVSVNDQESGAEAPILGQPFWSDWQYSINMQRKVIEFVRRK from the coding sequence ATGTCACTCAAAATAAAGAGATTTTGGGTCAGCTGGGCGCTTTTGACAATATTGTCTGCGCCATCGGCCGTTGCTCAAAGCGATCCAAACGTCCAGCGCGGCATCCAGTGCATCCAATTGCAACGCTATAGAGATAGTGTTTACTATTTAAGTCCCTACTGCCAGCGCAATCCTCAAGACAATCAAGCCTCCTACTATCTAGCCCTGGCTCAGGAGCGCCTTGGTAGCAATACCATAGCCAGTGACCTCTACAAAAAAATCATCCTGGCCAATCCCAATGGGCCCTTTGCCATGGCCTCTATAAACTCGCTCAAACGCTTAGATCCACAGTGGCTAGCCACCAATCTCACCGCTTATCAAGTCAAAGACGGCAAAAAGACCACAGTGCCTTTGGTGCCCGGTCTCAGCGCTAAGCCACAACCAAGACCGACTGCCAGTAGCACCACCGGTAATACTGGCAATAATCCGGCCAGCTCCAGCAGCGACAAACTACCAAGAGAAGCAAGAGTTAGATTTGAACAGGGCACCCGCGGCGTCAAAGTCAATGTGCTTATAAATAACCGCCCTATTGAAATGATTTTTGACACGGGCGCGCCAGGGATCTGTATCAGCAAAGATCAGTTGAGTGCCCTGGGCATCAGACCGCCAGAAGGTCCATATAAAGGATTAACAGGCGGCTCAGCCAATAGCTCCAGTATCAAATACTGGTCTATGCTTGCAAACGTGACCGTGGGAGCTATCGAGCGCAAAAACATCGAGCTAATTGTGCTCGAAACTAATCCAGATATGCCACTACTGGGTCAGACATTTTTTAAAGACTTTGACTATACAGTGGATCAAAGCGCAGGCGTGCTGGACTTTACCCTAAAAAAAGGGGGTGGAGAGGTCAACCGCGCGGCATATCAGGTACCCTTTGATTTTAAAGATGGTGGCAATCGCATCCTGGTGCGCCTAGAAGTCAACGATCAACCCATTACCACTATATTTGATACCGGCAACACAGCATCAGCACTTTCTTTTAGCGGCAAAGCACAGCTCAAAGAGCTTGGTATCACAGTACCCGATGATGCACGCACGGCCAAACATTCTGGTATTAGTGGTACTGGCAATTGCAAATTATTCAATGTCCGCAAAATCAAACTCGGTCCCATCGAAAAATTCGACATGGAAGTATCAGTCAACGATCAAGAGTCTGGCGCCGAAGCACCAATTCTGGGTCAACCATTCTGGTCAGACTGGCAATACTCAATCAATATGCAGCGCAAAGTGATTGAATTTGTCAGACGCAAATAA
- a CDS encoding 30S ribosomal protein S20, which yields MPNIKSAIKRVDVAERNRERNRYWKSTIRTATNRVEDNLDPSKATEAAAGLSKAYEMIDKAVAKGILHKNTANRKKSRLALRLAKATSAK from the coding sequence GTGCCTAACATTAAGTCAGCTATTAAAAGAGTAGATGTTGCAGAGAGAAACCGGGAGCGTAACCGCTACTGGAAATCAACAATCAGAACAGCTACAAACCGCGTCGAAGATAACCTGGATCCTTCCAAGGCTACAGAAGCGGCTGCCGGACTGAGCAAAGCCTATGAAATGATTGATAAAGCTGTTGCTAAAGGTATTTTGCACAAAAATACAGCCAACCGCAAAAAATCCAGATTGGCTCTGCGTCTAGCTAAAGCAACCAGCGCTAAGTAA
- the murC gene encoding UDP-N-acetylmuramate--L-alanine ligase gives MEVSTDLGTTKFVTMQSQPQNTIDLSCLDNIKGAIHFAGIGGIGMSALARILLHRGYKVSGSDKHASSITDELKALGAHIFVGHNAENMHDAGALIISTAIVEGNPELDSARSKGLPVYHRSDLLNYLAKGEKLISVTGTHGKTTTTAMVGQVLMSCGFDPSIVVGGVFDHIGANSRNGAGGFFVAESDESDGTHVKAHSFASIITNIEPDHLENYPGGFQDILTSMVKFVQNTSSFCVVCTDDSGVKKLLPMLKEVKTRLVSYGKYDAKAPADYSFETLSGFEMMIYKGAKQLGKVSLKVPGDHNKYNITAAIAIAMELSGDFEHVQAAAAQFGGVDRRFQIIGEVNNILVVDDYAHHPTEVAALLNAAREFVKNERGGKGRIVCVFQPHQPGRLKDLWQEFRVCFDQADIAYIGDIYIARGGKIPGIDTPTFVKEVTNNHTHYLPGTASEMATNLLPLLQKDDLVLTVGAGDITTVGPALVNLLKK, from the coding sequence ATGGAAGTAAGTACTGACCTTGGCACCACTAAATTTGTGACAATGCAAAGTCAACCTCAAAATACTATTGATCTCAGTTGCCTCGATAACATCAAAGGCGCAATCCACTTTGCCGGCATCGGCGGCATCGGTATGTCGGCTCTCGCTCGCATATTGCTACATCGCGGCTACAAAGTATCAGGCTCAGACAAGCATGCAAGCAGCATCACAGATGAGCTAAAAGCACTTGGTGCTCATATCTTTGTCGGACACAATGCCGAGAATATGCATGACGCTGGCGCCTTGATTATCTCTACAGCCATTGTAGAGGGCAATCCAGAGCTAGATAGCGCCCGTAGCAAAGGTCTGCCTGTCTATCACCGCTCAGACTTGCTTAACTACCTCGCCAAAGGCGAAAAACTTATCAGTGTCACTGGCACTCACGGTAAGACCACAACCACCGCCATGGTCGGTCAGGTCCTCATGTCCTGCGGTTTTGATCCATCAATCGTAGTTGGTGGTGTTTTTGATCATATCGGCGCCAACAGCCGAAACGGAGCTGGCGGATTTTTTGTAGCCGAATCTGATGAATCAGACGGCACACACGTCAAGGCTCATAGCTTTGCCTCAATCATTACCAATATCGAGCCAGACCACTTAGAAAACTATCCCGGTGGCTTCCAGGACATTTTGACCAGTATGGTCAAATTTGTGCAAAACACCTCATCCTTTTGTGTGGTCTGCACCGATGATAGTGGCGTCAAAAAACTCTTGCCCATGCTCAAAGAAGTCAAAACCCGCCTTGTATCATACGGTAAGTATGATGCTAAGGCACCGGCAGACTATAGCTTTGAGACTCTCAGCGGCTTTGAGATGATGATCTACAAAGGTGCCAAACAACTCGGCAAAGTCAGCCTCAAAGTACCTGGCGATCACAACAAATACAACATCACTGCTGCTATTGCTATAGCCATGGAATTATCCGGCGATTTTGAGCACGTCCAGGCAGCCGCAGCGCAGTTTGGCGGCGTAGATAGAAGATTTCAGATCATTGGTGAAGTAAATAACATCCTGGTAGTAGACGACTACGCCCACCACCCCACCGAAGTAGCAGCTCTGCTTAATGCCGCCCGCGAATTTGTCAAAAACGAACGTGGCGGCAAAGGTCGCATCGTCTGTGTCTTCCAACCACACCAGCCCGGTCGTCTCAAAGATCTCTGGCAGGAGTTTAGAGTCTGCTTTGACCAGGCTGACATAGCCTACATCGGTGATATCTATATCGCCCGTGGTGGCAAAATCCCTGGCATTGATACACCTACTTTTGTCAAAGAAGTAACTAACAATCACACCCATTATCTGCCTGGCACAGCCAGCGAAATGGCTACCAATCTATTACCCCTCCTGCAAAAAGATGATTTAGTCTTGACTGTAGGGGCCGGTGATATAACAACTGTGGGACCAGCACTCGTAAATCTCCTCAAGAAGTAA
- a CDS encoding TonB C-terminal domain-containing protein, which produces MNTTYRTALLLSTSLLLTAAQAQGKAPASKPQPQASTAKAVKPAKPVKPQALDIRDKWAVLIGVPGYNDSNIKPVKYASRNVLNMVNTLCDPEAGRFAKDHVLILTGGKATKANIIKATYDEWLIHKALPNHLVLIYVSGRVTPTDSLDDLLLLPIDADLANKENTSVSLKSMLAEVKRRTQCKNILVLLDTISQTTDGKPLTDAVKQVASFTGTTILAADKNGLTSADSQEAPGSLFVQYLSEGIKAGGGNLPVDTVADFIDDSLSKNPHASGQKSVLIAAADNQELIKQPFGIKIKLPYDGKNIKIGHPLDTLAIKRPDLDQNLSASMREPIKDRQKTASLDDDKDKADRDEDEDVDYSKINFDDYMALMKKSIQAKWTPPKDMNQKTIVAVFSIQRNGAITDAEIVESSGKSDVDETALKALKEASPLQALPKGSPKYLQVRYKFDWKVSSH; this is translated from the coding sequence TTGAACACTACATATAGAACGGCCCTTTTGCTCTCTACCAGCCTTTTATTGACAGCCGCACAGGCCCAGGGCAAAGCGCCTGCGTCAAAACCTCAGCCCCAGGCAAGCACTGCCAAAGCAGTCAAGCCGGCCAAACCAGTCAAACCACAAGCCCTCGACATCAGAGACAAATGGGCTGTACTGATTGGCGTACCGGGCTATAACGACAGCAATATCAAACCAGTCAAATACGCCAGTCGCAATGTACTCAACATGGTCAACACACTCTGCGACCCCGAAGCCGGTCGTTTTGCCAAAGACCACGTACTGATACTGACAGGCGGCAAAGCCACCAAAGCCAACATCATCAAAGCCACTTACGACGAATGGCTAATTCATAAAGCTCTGCCCAATCATTTGGTCCTTATATATGTAAGTGGGAGAGTAACGCCGACAGATAGTCTCGATGATCTCTTACTTTTGCCTATTGATGCCGATTTAGCCAATAAAGAGAACACCTCAGTCTCACTTAAATCGATGCTGGCCGAGGTCAAGCGTCGCACCCAGTGCAAAAACATCCTGGTCTTGCTCGATACCATCAGTCAAACCACTGATGGCAAGCCGCTGACTGATGCTGTCAAACAAGTAGCTAGTTTTACTGGCACGACTATCCTGGCGGCAGACAAAAATGGTCTAACCTCTGCTGACAGTCAGGAGGCGCCTGGCTCACTCTTTGTCCAATATCTATCAGAAGGCATCAAAGCTGGTGGCGGCAATTTGCCGGTAGATACAGTAGCTGACTTTATCGACGATAGCCTGAGCAAGAACCCTCATGCCAGTGGTCAAAAGTCAGTGCTAATTGCGGCAGCAGACAATCAAGAACTAATCAAGCAGCCTTTTGGCATCAAAATCAAACTGCCTTACGATGGCAAAAACATCAAAATCGGTCATCCTCTCGATACTCTTGCCATCAAAAGACCAGACCTGGACCAAAATCTATCAGCCAGCATGAGAGAGCCTATAAAGGATAGACAAAAGACCGCCTCACTCGATGACGACAAAGACAAAGCTGACCGTGACGAAGACGAGGATGTGGACTACAGCAAAATCAACTTTGACGACTATATGGCCTTGATGAAAAAATCAATCCAGGCTAAATGGACCCCACCCAAAGACATGAATCAAAAGACAATCGTGGCGGTCTTTAGCATCCAGCGCAATGGTGCCATAACTGATGCCGAAATCGTCGAAAGCTCTGGCAAATCAGATGTAGACGAAACTGCTCTCAAAGCCCTCAAAGAAGCCTCACCGCTGCAAGCCCTGCCCAAGGGATCGCCCAAATACCTGCAGGTACGGTACAAATTTGACTGGAAAGTCTCAAGCCACTAG
- the rsmI gene encoding 16S rRNA (cytidine(1402)-2'-O)-methyltransferase, which produces MSGKLFIIGTPIGNLSDISKRAISALSECSLLFVEDTRVSIKLLNHLGLNIKMLSCHKFNERERLDALEEVSRANLTCGLLSDAGMPLISDPGEPVMAKALELGMQVEPIAGPTAFVLALVGSGLPLNAFVYEGFLPDKPQEIKERLLEMKNESRTMVFYVSPHKLERTLELMLDIFGDRDACLARELTKMYEQFVRLPLSQLSAKYKKEEVRGELVLVVAGARQEVLDYSDWLNDDKLKVEVLKHVSDSVAGGLKLSKAASLAAEYFAIPKSDIYREALKSSQTQD; this is translated from the coding sequence GTGTCGGGAAAGTTGTTCATAATTGGCACGCCAATTGGAAATCTGAGTGATATATCAAAGCGTGCCATAAGTGCTCTATCGGAGTGCTCGTTGCTATTTGTTGAAGATACACGTGTCAGTATCAAGCTACTAAATCACCTTGGACTCAATATAAAGATGTTGAGCTGCCATAAATTCAATGAGCGCGAGCGTCTTGATGCTCTTGAAGAGGTAAGTCGGGCAAACCTCACTTGTGGATTGTTAAGTGATGCTGGCATGCCCTTGATAAGTGACCCTGGTGAGCCCGTCATGGCCAAAGCACTGGAGCTGGGCATGCAAGTCGAGCCCATAGCCGGTCCTACAGCTTTTGTGTTGGCTCTAGTGGGCAGTGGCTTACCTTTAAATGCCTTTGTCTACGAAGGTTTTTTGCCAGATAAGCCACAAGAAATCAAAGAGCGCCTTTTAGAGATGAAGAATGAAAGTCGCACCATGGTCTTTTATGTCTCGCCGCACAAACTGGAGCGCACTCTGGAATTGATGCTTGATATTTTTGGTGATCGCGATGCCTGCCTGGCCCGTGAGCTGACCAAAATGTACGAACAATTTGTAAGGCTGCCACTGAGCCAGCTTAGTGCCAAATACAAAAAGGAAGAAGTGCGCGGAGAGCTGGTCCTGGTGGTAGCTGGTGCCAGACAAGAAGTGCTGGATTATAGCGACTGGCTAAATGACGACAAGCTAAAAGTAGAGGTATTGAAGCATGTGAGCGATAGTGTGGCTGGCGGACTCAAGCTATCAAAAGCGGCCAGTCTGGCGGCAGAATATTTTGCTATACCCAAATCAGATATATACCGTGAAGCCTTGAAAAGTAGCCAGACTCAGGACTGA
- the murB gene encoding UDP-N-acetylmuramate dehydrogenase — protein sequence MKSSLSRQPLEEILNAPLARYTTLRVGGNADKLYQPASVEELANIVQELKHKGEPWYVIGGGSNLLISSEGVRGSVIRTTGLTGIKILEPGLLEAEAGARLPHLARHAAQQGLSGLEFAVGIPGTVGGGVIMNAGAHGSSMSAILESALVLDTATGEITEMLPDQIKFEYRRCALDPKQHVVLSAKFRMPQDEPEAIEARTRHNEEYRWKTQPLGFPNAGSTFKNPFPDKTAGFLLDKSGVKDMKEGNAAVSSIHANFVINLGNATSHEIVALLKRMQASVAQNFDIDLTPEWKTMGEFTEEELSIWRNKK from the coding sequence ATGAAAAGCTCTTTATCGAGGCAACCTTTGGAAGAAATACTCAATGCCCCGCTTGCTCGCTACACAACTCTTAGAGTGGGCGGCAATGCCGACAAACTCTATCAACCAGCCTCTGTAGAAGAGCTAGCTAATATCGTCCAAGAGCTAAAGCACAAAGGTGAGCCCTGGTACGTTATCGGTGGCGGCTCAAACTTGCTTATCTCATCGGAAGGGGTAAGAGGCAGTGTTATCCGCACCACAGGTCTTACCGGTATCAAAATCCTTGAGCCCGGCTTATTAGAAGCCGAAGCTGGAGCCAGACTCCCTCACCTGGCCAGACACGCCGCTCAACAAGGTCTATCGGGTCTAGAATTTGCCGTGGGCATCCCCGGCACTGTTGGTGGTGGCGTCATAATGAATGCTGGCGCACACGGTAGCTCTATGTCAGCAATACTGGAGTCGGCTCTCGTACTGGATACAGCCACTGGCGAAATCACAGAGATGCTGCCTGACCAAATTAAGTTTGAATATCGCCGCTGTGCTCTCGATCCTAAGCAGCATGTAGTATTGTCTGCTAAGTTTCGCATGCCTCAAGACGAGCCCGAAGCAATCGAAGCACGCACCAGACACAACGAAGAATACCGCTGGAAGACACAGCCTCTAGGCTTTCCTAATGCTGGCAGCACCTTTAAAAATCCTTTCCCTGATAAGACAGCGGGATTTTTGCTCGACAAGTCTGGCGTCAAAGATATGAAGGAAGGCAACGCCGCCGTATCCAGTATCCATGCCAATTTTGTTATAAATCTCGGCAATGCCACATCCCATGAAATAGTGGCACTACTCAAACGCATGCAAGCAAGCGTTGCCCAAAACTTTGATATAGACCTGACACCCGAGTGGAAAACAATGGGTGAATTTACTGAAGAAGAACTCTCTATCTGGAGGAACAAAAAGTGA
- a CDS encoding undecaprenyl-diphosphate phosphatase, with amino-acid sequence MENHAISIFEALALGVVQGLTEFLPISSTAHLRVVPAVMHWQDPGAAYSAVIQLGSVLAVLVYFFKDIVEIAGGAFKGLKQKDFGCRDVRLAGAIVIGTMPVCIVGLILKKMLEQDDGPFRSLYVIGGAAIFMGLALLVAEKVGKQTRNIDNMGAKDGLLVGLGQAMALIPGCSRSGSTLTVAMLIGMERADAARFSFLLGIPAIILSGLLELKHMLEGGLSSDGIGALVAGLLSSLVVSYLAIAWLIKYLQQHSTWIFIVYRLIFGAAVIALASAQIIH; translated from the coding sequence ATGGAAAATCATGCCATCTCGATATTTGAGGCTCTTGCTCTTGGCGTAGTGCAAGGCTTGACTGAATTTTTACCAATTAGCTCTACAGCGCATTTGCGAGTAGTGCCAGCGGTGATGCACTGGCAAGATCCTGGTGCCGCCTATAGTGCCGTGATTCAACTGGGCTCTGTACTGGCTGTACTGGTTTATTTTTTTAAAGATATTGTAGAAATAGCTGGCGGTGCATTTAAGGGTTTAAAACAAAAGGACTTTGGTTGCCGCGACGTGCGACTTGCCGGTGCCATTGTCATTGGTACCATGCCAGTCTGCATTGTCGGACTCATACTCAAAAAAATGCTGGAGCAAGATGACGGACCATTCCGCTCCTTATATGTGATTGGCGGAGCTGCCATCTTTATGGGGCTGGCGTTACTTGTAGCCGAAAAAGTCGGCAAGCAAACGCGCAATATCGACAACATGGGTGCCAAAGACGGTCTGCTTGTGGGTCTTGGTCAGGCTATGGCTTTGATACCTGGTTGTTCGCGCAGCGGCTCTACACTTACTGTGGCTATGCTTATTGGTATGGAGCGAGCCGACGCCGCCCGCTTTAGTTTTTTGCTAGGGATTCCAGCAATTATATTGTCTGGCTTGCTTGAGCTAAAACATATGCTCGAAGGCGGACTCAGTAGTGACGGCATTGGGGCACTTGTGGCCGGACTGCTCTCAAGTCTGGTGGTGAGCTATTTAGCCATTGCCTGGTTGATAAAATATCTACAGCAGCATAGCACCTGGATTTTTATAGTTTATCGTCTGATTTTTGGTGCGGCAGTTATCGCTCTAGCCAGTGCTCAGATAATTCACTAA
- a CDS encoding single-stranded DNA-binding protein has translation MSLANVSLVGNLVKAPERIEFSSGRVKTTLVVAVNNFVRSTGKTDKEQAADFYRVETWGKLAELAAKYLSKGNQITVTGRLLLDHWTDKQGANRITPVVEASQLSLPPKGRSSTKEESKSSSTEDYAQDFDAVAEELFHTKEIA, from the coding sequence ATGAGTCTGGCCAATGTTTCGCTCGTGGGTAATTTAGTCAAAGCTCCAGAAAGGATCGAATTTTCAAGTGGGAGGGTCAAGACAACGCTAGTAGTCGCTGTGAACAACTTTGTCAGGTCAACGGGCAAGACCGACAAAGAGCAAGCAGCAGACTTCTATCGAGTTGAGACCTGGGGAAAGCTGGCTGAACTAGCAGCCAAATATCTTTCCAAAGGTAACCAGATTACAGTCACGGGCAGACTTCTTCTGGACCACTGGACAGATAAACAAGGCGCCAACCGCATCACTCCTGTGGTTGAGGCCAGCCAGCTTTCACTTCCACCCAAAGGTAGATCCAGCACAAAAGAAGAATCAAAATCGAGTAGTACCGAGGACTACGCGCAAGATTTTGATGCTGTCGCCGAGGAGCTTTTTCACACCAAAGAAATAGCCTGA
- a CDS encoding serine/threonine protein kinase has protein sequence MADSDDPWFKRYRWLQMLGTGGMGVIYLAQDTYSDDAFRVVKHLSSTFSDPEEKSEAVRLFRREAAMLQRLNHPGVVRFHDHYFNEDGKYYLVMDYVPGSSLETVISDFGPFNDDDSVKVGIQICEVLEYLHEQDPPIIYRDLKPSNLMLTPEGQIIFIDFGIARNFMPKESATRVVTAGYSPPEQYFGKPETRSDLYALGATLGHLLTGVRPKPLTAYSVSQHRADVLPSLDDLVKQLTAHSVEDRPFSARDVRHQLYKCYQELHPEFEIPDEVFKDTAKSTKEEQFISQRIMKSGMAAAASALKQEQDNERKRTGKGSGTGLDKLRGLHKDQTTSSSKNQRISSTRAQKVSSSRNQKVTGGRNPKVTGGSDTKGKPLRSPRDVRKQEGQGFFGKLFGWISGKR, from the coding sequence TTGGCCGATTCAGACGATCCCTGGTTCAAGCGTTACCGCTGGCTGCAAATGCTTGGCACCGGCGGTATGGGCGTTATTTATCTGGCCCAAGATACCTACAGCGATGATGCCTTTCGGGTAGTCAAACACTTATCCAGCACTTTTAGTGACCCCGAAGAAAAATCCGAAGCGGTGAGGCTTTTTCGCCGCGAAGCAGCCATGCTGCAAAGACTCAACCACCCAGGAGTGGTGCGCTTCCACGACCACTACTTTAACGAAGACGGTAAATATTACCTGGTCATGGATTATGTGCCAGGTAGCTCTCTAGAGACTGTTATCAGTGACTTTGGACCGTTTAATGATGATGACTCTGTCAAAGTCGGCATTCAGATATGTGAAGTACTCGAGTATTTGCATGAGCAAGATCCGCCGATCATTTATCGCGACCTCAAGCCGTCAAATTTAATGCTCACTCCCGAGGGGCAGATAATTTTTATTGACTTTGGTATCGCCCGCAATTTTATGCCTAAGGAGTCTGCCACCCGCGTAGTCACCGCCGGTTATAGTCCACCTGAGCAGTATTTTGGTAAGCCTGAGACCAGAAGCGATCTGTATGCTCTGGGAGCTACGCTCGGACATTTGCTTACCGGAGTCAGACCTAAACCTCTCACCGCCTATAGTGTCAGCCAGCATAGAGCCGATGTCCTGCCCAGCCTGGACGACCTGGTTAAGCAGCTCACAGCGCACTCTGTGGAGGACCGTCCCTTTAGTGCGCGCGATGTCAGGCACCAGCTATACAAGTGCTATCAGGAGTTGCACCCTGAGTTTGAGATACCAGATGAAGTATTTAAGGACACTGCTAAATCCACTAAAGAAGAACAGTTTATCTCTCAGCGCATCATGAAGTCCGGTATGGCTGCCGCTGCCTCCGCTCTCAAACAAGAGCAGGACAACGAGCGTAAGCGCACTGGCAAAGGCTCTGGCACCGGTCTAGATAAGCTCAGAGGCTTGCATAAAGACCAGACTACTAGCTCCAGCAAAAACCAGCGCATCAGCTCTACGCGTGCCCAAAAGGTCTCTAGCTCTCGCAACCAAAAGGTGACTGGTGGCCGCAATCCAAAAGTCACTGGTGGTAGTGACACTAAAGGCAAGCCACTGCGCTCGCCTAGAGATGTGCGCAAGCAAGAAGGACAGGGCTTCTTTGGCAAGCTCTTTGGTTGGATATCAGGTAAGCGCTAA